In the genome of Croceimicrobium hydrocarbonivorans, one region contains:
- a CDS encoding exosortase F system-associated membrane protein: protein MLRQILRSPKRLLLLLVGCLGLFLVYFFQHYLDFYHLFQGKAPQELNYSSDFIEVDPRVFSVNKVIRYLLNDLFAMALISALFPQGRYVRFALFVLMFGLFILVPIYLWLYLSQPVGFSSLIGHLHRLVMNPVLMMLLIPAFFYQKRLIEEQVQEP, encoded by the coding sequence ATGCTTAGGCAGATCCTGAGAAGTCCAAAAAGACTTTTACTCCTGTTGGTAGGTTGTTTAGGATTATTCCTGGTTTATTTCTTTCAGCATTATCTGGATTTCTACCATTTATTTCAAGGCAAGGCTCCACAGGAATTGAACTATAGCAGTGATTTTATTGAAGTCGATCCCAGGGTCTTTTCCGTTAATAAGGTAATCCGATACCTTTTGAACGACCTTTTTGCCATGGCTCTTATCAGTGCACTCTTTCCGCAAGGACGCTATGTTCGCTTTGCACTTTTTGTGCTGATGTTTGGTTTGTTTATCCTGGTTCCTATTTATTTATGGCTGTATCTATCTCAGCCTGTTGGCTTCAGTTCATTAATCGGGCATTTACATCGACTGGTAATGAATCCGGTACTAATGATGCTTCTGATCCCTGCATTCTTCTATCAAAAGCGCTTGATTGAAGAGCAAGTGCAAGAGCCCTAA
- the xrtF gene encoding exosortase family protein XrtF: MWKEFKPTILFLIKFISIYLVGSGLYGYYISNYDLQEKLDPITRWVTYQCAGTAGMFGYDSEVVQNDHLAREENAEQTYDSLWLDRTYAISVEEGCNGINIMILFVAFVIGFGGKFLNTLLFIPAGLLFIHFANLGRLMLLSVLNVDFDGKGFHFFHKYGFTAVLYLAILILWYFWVMHWNGKSRSLAKKSEKDA; the protein is encoded by the coding sequence ATGTGGAAGGAATTTAAACCTACCATTTTATTTCTGATCAAGTTTATCAGTATTTACCTGGTGGGCAGTGGCTTGTACGGCTATTATATATCCAATTACGATCTTCAGGAAAAGCTTGACCCTATTACCCGCTGGGTTACCTATCAATGTGCCGGAACAGCAGGAATGTTTGGATATGATTCAGAAGTGGTGCAGAACGACCACCTAGCACGGGAAGAGAATGCCGAACAAACCTATGATAGCCTTTGGCTGGATAGAACCTATGCCATTTCAGTGGAAGAAGGTTGTAATGGTATTAACATCATGATACTCTTCGTCGCTTTTGTGATTGGCTTTGGCGGAAAGTTTTTGAATACACTTTTGTTTATCCCAGCCGGATTGCTCTTTATTCACTTTGCCAATTTGGGGCGTCTTATGCTACTGAGCGTGCTGAATGTGGATTTTGATGGAAAGGGATTTCACTTCTTTCATAAGTATGGCTTTACGGCTGTATTATACCTGGCCATATTGATTCTATGGTATTTCTGGGTCATGCATTGGAATGGTAAGAGCCGAAGCCTCGCCAAAAAATCGGAGAAAGATGCTTAG
- a CDS encoding polysaccharide biosynthesis protein, which produces MIRKFILRNSDRFLSRWIVLVFDLFIVIGTYVASVILRFNFEYLDIPKGIIGDKIPVIACAYLIGFAIARSHIGVIRHTGVSDAWNIFKGSFIAVIILGALSTLSLNFFQPFSDFLAVSNSILLIHFLLNVVILIGTRFLVKLLYARFQTSHEVKATRVMIYGAGASGIITKNTLFHDTSREYQIVNFIDDNPSKVGKSIEGIPIISNEKAFSIGHLEKNLVDQVIISIQSALPNARRNQIVDQCLQQNLQVKVVPPVSSWIQGELSTKQIKPVRIEDLLERDPIVLDSENISRELRGKRILVTGAAGSIGSEIVRQCLHYQPEQVVLLDQAESALYELELELKGKFKNFADIANCVIGDVRDFSRMRRIFDVFKPNIVFHAAAYKHVPLMEDNPYEAVGVNVLGTKNVADLAVEFNAEKFVMVSTDKAVNPTNVMGATKRTAELYTQSLGKKVEGKGTQFITTRFGNVLGSNGSVIPVFRRQIAKGGPITVTHREITRYFMTIPEACNLVLEAGCMGRGGEIFVFDMGESVKIYDLAKKMVKLSGLDLGKDIEIVEVGLRPGEKLYEELLTGKENTLPTHHKKIMIAQTQTLNYSQLLLALDRLGAAHQGSDNLELVRALKSVVPEYISKNSVFESLDLKTALK; this is translated from the coding sequence ATGATTAGGAAGTTTATCCTACGGAATTCGGATCGGTTTCTCTCCAGATGGATAGTTCTTGTCTTCGATTTATTTATTGTCATTGGTACCTATGTTGCCTCTGTCATTCTCCGTTTCAACTTTGAGTATCTCGATATTCCCAAGGGAATCATCGGTGATAAGATTCCCGTAATTGCCTGTGCGTATCTAATCGGATTTGCAATAGCTCGATCCCATATTGGTGTAATTCGCCATACGGGGGTTAGTGATGCTTGGAATATTTTCAAAGGTTCCTTTATTGCAGTAATTATACTCGGAGCCCTCTCCACCTTAAGTCTTAATTTCTTTCAGCCCTTTAGCGATTTTTTAGCGGTATCTAATTCCATTTTGTTAATCCACTTTTTATTGAATGTGGTGATTCTGATTGGAACACGATTTTTAGTCAAATTACTCTATGCACGCTTTCAAACCTCTCATGAGGTTAAGGCTACTCGGGTAATGATCTATGGGGCCGGAGCATCAGGTATAATTACCAAGAATACTTTATTCCACGATACCAGTCGGGAATACCAGATTGTGAATTTCATTGATGATAATCCCAGTAAGGTGGGTAAGTCGATTGAGGGAATTCCAATTATTTCCAATGAAAAGGCTTTCTCTATAGGTCATTTAGAGAAAAACCTGGTAGATCAGGTGATTATCTCTATTCAATCAGCACTTCCCAATGCTCGCCGCAATCAAATTGTAGATCAGTGCTTGCAACAAAACTTGCAGGTGAAGGTAGTACCGCCAGTTAGTAGTTGGATTCAAGGGGAACTAAGTACTAAGCAGATTAAGCCAGTTCGTATTGAGGATCTATTAGAACGTGATCCGATTGTACTGGATAGCGAAAATATTAGCCGTGAATTACGAGGTAAAAGAATCCTTGTAACGGGAGCGGCTGGATCTATCGGTAGCGAAATTGTACGTCAGTGTTTACATTACCAACCTGAGCAAGTAGTTCTTTTAGATCAGGCGGAGTCTGCTTTATATGAACTGGAACTGGAGCTGAAAGGTAAATTCAAAAATTTCGCAGATATAGCGAATTGTGTAATTGGCGATGTGCGAGATTTTAGCCGGATGCGCAGAATCTTTGATGTGTTTAAACCCAATATTGTATTTCATGCTGCTGCCTATAAGCATGTACCTCTTATGGAGGACAATCCTTATGAAGCGGTTGGGGTTAATGTTTTAGGTACCAAGAACGTGGCTGATCTGGCCGTTGAGTTCAATGCGGAGAAATTCGTGATGGTAAGTACCGATAAAGCGGTAAACCCTACTAATGTAATGGGTGCTACTAAGCGAACTGCAGAACTGTATACCCAAAGTTTAGGAAAGAAGGTAGAAGGTAAAGGAACACAGTTTATCACTACTCGCTTTGGGAATGTATTGGGATCTAATGGTTCGGTTATTCCGGTATTCCGCCGTCAGATTGCAAAAGGAGGTCCTATTACAGTTACACACAGAGAGATTACCCGTTATTTCATGACTATTCCTGAGGCCTGTAATCTGGTTTTAGAAGCAGGTTGCATGGGCCGTGGAGGTGAGATATTTGTATTTGATATGGGCGAATCCGTAAAGATTTATGATCTCGCCAAGAAAATGGTGAAGCTTTCGGGATTGGATTTGGGTAAAGACATCGAAATTGTAGAAGTGGGTTTAAGGCCTGGAGAGAAGTTATACGAAGAGCTTCTTACTGGTAAAGAAAATACCTTACCTACCCACCATAAGAAGATCATGATTGCCCAGACGCAAACCTTGAATTATTCACAGTTGCTTCTTGCCTTAGATCGTTTGGGAGCTGCGCATCAAGGCAGTGATAATCTGGAATTGGTTCGGGCTTTAAAATCAGTGGTTCCAGAATACATCAGTAAAAACTCAGTATTCGAAAGTCTTGACCTCAAGACCGCTTTAAAATGA
- a CDS encoding SpoIID/LytB domain-containing protein has translation MLAFTKAEALDLKVRLYSDQAIQRFLITPDSAKFKLLALHSDGSVLDTIYDIYPKDPSRTFVVSVKGKRLQLKLGDESLGEFEGLYFEGVDSLHQFRITANKRNRSYFGGVRALVRGGQMQIVNIVNLEHYVAGVVESEAGHVPELEFFKAQAVLARTFALRNLGKHEAEGYNLKDDVSSQVYFSKAHYTHRDLILKAVAATHDTILVNKDCSLVLSVFHANSGGMTVNSEDVWLKPVPELKSKIDSFSIGVGSYSWEKRINSQRFFSYFARMFGVKNDAELQKALLNFEQKERQKNFTYKGKSLKLTTVRHDFKLRSTYFTVELDGEDVLLKGKGFGHGVGLSQDGAIEMSKRGYSYKSILSQYFFEVELENKDHILVN, from the coding sequence ATGCTGGCTTTCACGAAGGCTGAAGCATTAGATTTAAAAGTTAGACTGTATTCTGATCAGGCGATTCAACGCTTTCTGATAACCCCGGATAGTGCCAAATTTAAATTGTTGGCTTTGCATTCGGATGGATCGGTTTTGGATACGATCTATGATATTTACCCTAAGGATCCTTCACGCACCTTTGTGGTTTCAGTAAAAGGCAAAAGGCTGCAATTAAAGCTTGGCGATGAAAGCTTAGGTGAGTTTGAAGGTCTGTATTTCGAAGGAGTAGATAGCTTGCATCAATTCAGAATTACCGCTAATAAGCGCAACCGCAGCTATTTTGGTGGCGTACGGGCCTTGGTTCGCGGTGGGCAAATGCAGATCGTTAACATCGTTAACCTGGAGCATTACGTTGCTGGAGTGGTAGAAAGTGAAGCGGGCCATGTTCCAGAATTGGAATTCTTTAAAGCACAGGCGGTTTTAGCACGGACTTTTGCTCTACGTAACCTGGGTAAGCATGAAGCCGAAGGCTATAATCTAAAGGATGATGTGAGTTCGCAAGTGTACTTTTCTAAGGCTCATTATACCCATCGGGATTTAATTCTTAAAGCAGTTGCTGCGACTCATGATACGATATTGGTGAACAAAGATTGCAGTTTGGTCCTTAGTGTTTTTCATGCGAACAGCGGTGGGATGACGGTAAACTCAGAAGATGTATGGCTAAAGCCAGTGCCCGAGTTAAAGTCGAAAATCGACAGTTTCAGCATTGGGGTTGGATCTTATTCATGGGAGAAAAGAATTAATTCGCAGCGTTTCTTTTCCTATTTCGCGAGGATGTTTGGCGTTAAGAATGATGCAGAATTGCAAAAGGCCTTATTGAACTTTGAACAAAAGGAAAGACAAAAGAACTTCACATACAAAGGAAAGAGTCTAAAGCTTACCACTGTTAGACATGATTTTAAGCTTCGTTCAACTTATTTCACAGTTGAATTAGACGGAGAAGATGTGCTATTAAAAGGCAAGGGTTTTGGTCATGGGGTTGGTCTTTCGCAAGACGGAGCTATTGAAATGAGCAAAAGAGGCTATAGTTATAAGTCGATTTTAAGTCAGTACTTTTTTGAAGTAGAACTTGAAAATAAAGACCACATTTTAGTCAATTGA
- the lpxB gene encoding lipid-A-disaccharide synthase, with protein MKYYIIAGEASGDLHGSNLIKALNKKDPQAEIRAWGGDLMEAQGAHLVKHYRDLAFMGFVEVLMNLRTILRNLSFCKADIDSYNPDVLILIDYPGFNMRIAEYARQKGIKVVYYISPQIWAWKQSRVHKIKRDVGLMLTILPFEKEFYQRFDMEVSFVGHPLLDAIQNRPDFNPAERRASLGLGESPLIALLPGSRKQEIRAMLPLMIKTVESMGLNWVVAGAPSQDLAFYEEVSARKNLPIIFGKTYEILEIADAALVTSGTATLETALFEVPEVVCYKGSRISYEIAKRLVKIDYISLVNLVMNREVVTELIQHDFREDRLKAELQNCLKEDSRSAILADYKELKEKLGGAGASERAAEEVIEYASA; from the coding sequence TTGAAGTACTATATCATTGCAGGGGAGGCCAGTGGCGATCTCCATGGAAGTAATTTAATCAAAGCCTTAAATAAGAAGGATCCGCAGGCAGAAATTCGTGCTTGGGGTGGAGACCTTATGGAGGCCCAGGGCGCTCATTTAGTTAAGCACTATCGTGATTTGGCCTTTATGGGCTTTGTGGAAGTGTTGATGAACCTTCGCACCATTTTGCGAAATCTTAGCTTTTGTAAAGCGGATATTGATAGCTATAATCCGGATGTTTTGATCCTCATCGATTATCCGGGCTTCAATATGCGAATTGCTGAATATGCCAGGCAGAAAGGCATAAAGGTGGTCTACTATATTTCTCCTCAAATTTGGGCCTGGAAGCAAAGTAGGGTTCATAAGATTAAGCGAGATGTAGGCTTAATGTTGACCATCTTACCCTTCGAAAAGGAATTTTACCAGCGTTTTGATATGGAGGTTTCCTTTGTGGGACATCCATTATTAGATGCTATTCAGAATCGTCCGGACTTTAATCCGGCTGAAAGAAGAGCAAGCCTGGGATTAGGCGAATCTCCATTGATAGCCTTATTGCCGGGCAGTCGTAAGCAGGAAATTCGAGCCATGCTTCCTTTAATGATCAAGACGGTAGAGTCCATGGGGCTTAACTGGGTTGTAGCAGGTGCTCCTTCTCAGGATTTAGCTTTTTATGAAGAGGTGAGTGCTCGCAAGAATCTGCCGATCATTTTCGGAAAGACCTATGAAATTCTGGAAATCGCCGATGCTGCTTTGGTGACATCTGGAACGGCTACTTTGGAAACCGCTTTGTTTGAAGTGCCGGAGGTGGTATGTTATAAAGGATCACGCATTAGTTATGAGATTGCCAAGCGCCTGGTGAAGATTGATTATATCTCATTGGTAAATCTGGTGATGAATCGGGAAGTGGTTACTGAATTAATTCAGCATGATTTTAGGGAAGATCGTCTAAAGGCTGAATTGCAGAATTGTTTGAAGGAAGATAGCCGCTCGGCAATTTTGGCGGATTATAAGGAACTAAAGGAAAAGCTCGGGGGAGCTGGGGCTTCAGAGAGAGCCGCGGAGGAAGTAATAGAGTATGCGAGTGCATAG
- the surE gene encoding 5'/3'-nucleotidase SurE: MAEKPLILVCNDDGITAPGIRNLIKVMNELGDVVVVAPDSPQSGMGHAITITGILRCDPIRIDEGPQSEYSCSGTPVDCVKLAVNVVLDRKPDLVVSGINHGSNASINVIYSGTMSAAMEGCLEGIPSIGFSLCDFAWDADFKPALPYIKKIAAKVLAEGLPQDVVLNVNIPKFTGEPYKGIKMTRQSRGNWEEEFDSRKDPRDRNYYWLTGKFVNYDAAKDHDEQALADYYISVVPVKSDLTAHEHLNRLVSWEL; this comes from the coding sequence ATGGCAGAAAAACCCTTGATTCTGGTTTGTAATGACGATGGAATTACGGCCCCCGGTATTCGCAATTTGATTAAGGTGATGAATGAATTGGGGGATGTAGTGGTGGTAGCACCGGATAGTCCTCAAAGTGGAATGGGGCATGCAATAACTATTACGGGTATTTTACGCTGTGATCCAATTCGAATTGATGAAGGTCCGCAAAGTGAATACAGCTGCAGCGGTACACCGGTAGACTGCGTCAAGTTGGCAGTGAATGTGGTTTTAGATCGTAAACCTGATTTGGTGGTAAGTGGAATAAACCATGGTAGTAATGCCTCCATCAATGTTATATATAGCGGAACCATGTCGGCCGCCATGGAAGGTTGCCTGGAAGGAATTCCTTCGATTGGCTTTTCACTGTGCGACTTTGCCTGGGATGCCGATTTTAAACCGGCCTTACCTTATATCAAGAAAATTGCGGCTAAGGTTTTAGCGGAAGGCTTACCTCAAGATGTGGTCTTGAATGTGAATATCCCAAAATTTACGGGGGAGCCTTATAAGGGAATTAAGATGACCCGTCAGTCGCGCGGTAATTGGGAAGAAGAATTTGATTCGCGCAAAGATCCTCGCGATCGTAATTATTATTGGCTAACTGGAAAGTTTGTGAATTATGATGCGGCCAAAGATCATGATGAGCAAGCCCTGGCTGATTACTATATCAGCGTGGTGCCGGTTAAAAGTGATTTAACCGCGCATGAGCATTTAAATCGATTAGTCTCCTGGGAGCTTTAA
- a CDS encoding zinc metallopeptidase, whose protein sequence is MYWIIIIGFMFIGFLVQNRLRAKFQKYSQISLHNGLSGREIAEQMLHDHGIYDVQVISTPGQLTDHYNPKNKTVNLSDWVFDQRSVAAAAVAAHEVGHAVQHAKAYSWLSFRSAMVPIVSFSSRIMQYIFIAMLLGAFVVNMFPFEYVIYTMIALQATITLFSVVTLPVEYDASNRALAWMQQKGITGHGEHAMAKDALNSAANTYVVGALASITQLAYYLSFLGGGDD, encoded by the coding sequence ATGTACTGGATAATAATTATTGGCTTCATGTTCATCGGCTTTCTAGTGCAGAACCGCCTGAGAGCTAAATTTCAGAAATACAGCCAAATCAGCTTGCACAATGGCCTAAGTGGTAGAGAAATCGCAGAGCAAATGTTACATGATCATGGCATCTACGATGTTCAGGTAATCTCCACGCCTGGTCAATTAACCGACCACTACAACCCCAAGAACAAAACGGTAAACTTAAGTGACTGGGTTTTCGATCAACGCTCGGTAGCTGCAGCAGCAGTTGCAGCCCATGAGGTTGGCCATGCCGTTCAACATGCTAAAGCATATAGCTGGTTAAGTTTCCGTTCTGCCATGGTTCCTATTGTAAGTTTCAGCTCCCGGATTATGCAATACATTTTTATTGCTATGCTCTTGGGAGCCTTTGTTGTTAACATGTTCCCTTTCGAATATGTTATCTATACTATGATTGCCTTGCAAGCCACCATCACCCTATTTAGTGTGGTAACCCTACCGGTAGAATACGATGCCAGCAATCGAGCCCTGGCTTGGATGCAACAAAAAGGTATAACTGGTCATGGAGAACATGCCATGGCTAAAGATGCACTAAACTCTGCCGCCAATACCTATGTGGTGGGAGCCTTAGCTTCTATTACGCAATTGGCCTACTACCTCTCCTTTTTAGGAGGCGGCGATGATTAA
- a CDS encoding BlaI/MecI/CopY family transcriptional regulator — MTLKELTKAEEEIMHFLWQLEAASVKEIIAEMDIPKPAVNTVSTIVRILEQKGFVDHRPLGRGYQYFPLISKEEYQKFSMNKLMKSYFGGSLSKMVSFFVEKEKLDSNELDDILKIIEKNRKQS; from the coding sequence ATGACTTTAAAAGAATTAACTAAAGCTGAAGAAGAAATCATGCATTTCTTATGGCAACTCGAAGCCGCCAGCGTAAAAGAAATCATTGCCGAAATGGATATACCCAAACCTGCCGTCAATACTGTTTCTACCATCGTGCGCATTTTGGAGCAAAAAGGCTTTGTAGACCATCGCCCCCTAGGCAGAGGCTATCAATATTTTCCTCTTATCAGTAAAGAGGAATATCAAAAGTTCTCCATGAATAAACTCATGAAGTCCTATTTCGGCGGAAGCCTCAGTAAAATGGTGAGCTTCTTTGTAGAAAAGGAAAAGCTAGACAGCAATGAACTGGATGATATTCTCAAGATCATTGAGAAAAATCGCAAGCAATCATGA
- a CDS encoding M56 family metallopeptidase has translation MILSILYYLLFSGLFYLLYRLLFARLSFHRLNRILLLLLPLTALSIALIAPKFSLSLSPESLPVWQLPEIQIEGQRINLQEAAQRQIPSTWTLIYLLGISLSLIYFASGLFQLRRILKASEVQDRESYKLYWTSAISSAFCFGPYIFLPLSFKDREDLALIIEHEIRHQKMAHVWDRLYYKVLNTLLWFDPFLHAMARELRQVHEYEVDADLIQNQNIEDYAHTLLRSTLGADLKFPEKALAPSPFFNSSLIKSRITMMYSNQSQPWRKALYTLVLPLAISMSLFACNKTDDSNAAVVTKVEEKSLDLAEVDELPIAGNCSEASSAEDRKACVFQTISEHIINNFTYPELAKSEGLEGKIFVAFVIEKNGSINEVEIVRSLSTSSEAEESAREQAETQAKSLIASIPSFTAPAKKNQEAVRLKMIIPIQLKLK, from the coding sequence ATGATACTCAGCATTCTATATTATTTGCTCTTCAGCGGTCTTTTTTACTTGCTCTATCGACTGCTTTTTGCCCGTCTAAGCTTCCATCGGTTGAATCGCATTCTATTACTGCTTCTCCCCTTAACTGCCCTGTCGATCGCCTTAATTGCTCCAAAATTTAGTTTAAGCCTCAGTCCAGAAAGCCTACCCGTTTGGCAATTGCCCGAAATCCAAATTGAAGGCCAAAGAATTAACCTTCAAGAAGCAGCGCAGCGCCAAATCCCTTCTACCTGGACCCTCATTTATTTATTAGGCATCAGCTTATCGCTCATCTATTTTGCATCGGGCCTATTCCAATTACGGCGCATCTTAAAAGCCTCTGAAGTACAGGATAGGGAGTCCTACAAACTGTATTGGACTTCGGCTATCTCTTCAGCCTTTTGCTTTGGTCCATATATCTTCCTACCGCTCTCCTTCAAGGACCGAGAGGATTTAGCCTTGATTATCGAACATGAAATCCGTCATCAAAAAATGGCGCATGTTTGGGACCGTCTCTATTATAAAGTCTTAAATACCCTATTGTGGTTCGATCCCTTTCTACATGCCATGGCCCGAGAACTGCGCCAGGTACATGAGTACGAAGTGGATGCCGACCTTATTCAAAATCAAAATATTGAAGATTATGCGCATACGCTGCTCCGCAGCACCCTGGGTGCCGACCTTAAATTTCCGGAAAAGGCCCTCGCTCCCAGTCCTTTTTTTAATTCATCCTTAATTAAATCCCGAATTACCATGATGTATTCAAATCAAAGTCAGCCCTGGCGTAAAGCTTTATACACCCTAGTTCTCCCATTGGCCATTAGCATGAGTCTTTTCGCTTGTAATAAAACTGATGACTCCAATGCAGCGGTAGTCACCAAAGTAGAAGAAAAGAGTTTAGACCTAGCCGAGGTTGATGAACTGCCTATTGCAGGAAACTGTAGTGAAGCCTCCAGTGCTGAAGATCGCAAAGCCTGCGTTTTTCAAACCATTTCTGAGCATATCATTAACAACTTCACTTATCCAGAATTGGCCAAATCCGAAGGCTTAGAAGGTAAAATCTTTGTAGCCTTTGTTATTGAGAAAAATGGTAGCATCAACGAAGTAGAAATTGTGCGTAGCCTAAGTACCAGTTCCGAAGCGGAAGAAAGCGCTCGAGAACAAGCTGAAACGCAAGCCAAATCATTGATTGCAAGCATTCCAAGCTTTACCGCCCCGGCTAAAAAAAATCAGGAAGCGGTACGTTTAAAAATGATCATTCCAATTCAACTGAAATTGAAATGA
- a CDS encoding DUF3467 domain-containing protein, translating to MAEDSNKASMQAQAQEGQINVELSEEIAEGQYSNLAIINHSPSEFVVDFIRVMPGVPKAKVKSRVVLTPQHAKRLLRALGDNIARYEAQHGEIRDMESQTFPMNFGGPQGQA from the coding sequence ATGGCTGAGGATTCTAATAAGGCTTCAATGCAAGCCCAAGCCCAGGAAGGGCAAATTAATGTGGAATTGAGTGAGGAGATTGCGGAAGGACAGTATTCCAATCTGGCGATCATTAATCACTCACCCAGTGAATTTGTAGTGGACTTTATCCGGGTTATGCCTGGTGTGCCTAAGGCAAAAGTGAAGTCGCGGGTAGTTTTAACTCCCCAGCACGCAAAGCGATTATTACGCGCCCTTGGCGATAATATCGCTCGCTACGAAGCCCAACACGGAGAAATTCGTGATATGGAATCACAGACCTTTCCCATGAATTTTGGAGGACCTCAAGGACAAGCCTAA